A genomic window from Triticum urartu cultivar G1812 chromosome 7, Tu2.1, whole genome shotgun sequence includes:
- the LOC125523812 gene encoding xyloglucan endotransglucosylase protein 7-like: MASSPRRTVVCSVLPLLLLLAGAARAAGNFYQDVDITWGDGRGKILGGGDVLTLSLDRASGSGFQSKNQYLYGRFDMQIKLVPGDSAGTVATFYLSSQGSAHDEIDFEFLGNASGQPYTVHTNVYSQGKGGREQQFRMWFDPTADFHTYSVVWNPTHILFYVDGTPIREHRNREAATGVAYPRSQAMRVYASVWDAEEWATQGGRVRTDWSRAPFVASYKGFAASGCASQDAAACARSNGAWMYQELDATALDRLQWVQKNYMIYNYCTDTWRFKDGAPPECATK, translated from the exons ATGGCGTCGAGTCCCAGGAGAACAGTCGTGTGCTCGGTGCTgccactgctgctgctgcttgccgGCGCGGCCCGCGCGGCGGGCAACTTCTACCAGGACGTGGACATCACGTGGGGCGACGGCCGCGGCAAGATCCTCGGCGGCGGCGACGTCCTGACGCTGTCCCTGGACCGGGCCTCCGGCTCCGGGTTCCAGTCCAAGAACCAGTACCTGTACGGCCGCTTCGACATGCAGATCAAGCTCGTCCCCGGCGACTCCGCCGGCACCGTCGCCACCTTCTAC CTGTCGTCGCAGGGGTCGGCGCACGACGAGATCGACTTCGAGTTCCTGGGCAACGCGAGCGGGCAGCCCTACACGGTGCACACCAACGTGTACAGCCAGGGCAAGGGCGGGCGGGAGCAGCAGTTCCGCATGTGGTTCGACCCCACCGCCGACTTCCACACCTACTCCGTCGTCTGGAACCCCACGCACATCCT GTTCTACGTGGACGGGACGCCGATCCGGGAGCACCGGAACCGGGAGGCGGCGACGGGGGTGGCGTACCCGCGGAGCCAGGCGATGCGGGTGTACGCCAGCGTGTGGGACGCGGAGGAGTGGGCGACGCAGGGCGGGCGGGTGAGGACGGACTGGTCGCGGGCGCCCTTCGTGGCGTCGTACAAGGGCTTCGCCGCGAGCGGGTGCGCGTCGCAGGACGCGGCGGCGTGCGCCAGGTCCAATGGCGCGTGGATGTACCAGGAGCTGGACGCCACGGCGCTGGACCGACTCCAGTGGGTGCAGAAGAACTACATGATCTACAACTACTGCACGGACACCTGGAGGTTCAAGGACGGCGCCCCGCCCGAGTGCGCTACCAAGTAG